The Narcine bancroftii isolate sNarBan1 chromosome 11, sNarBan1.hap1, whole genome shotgun sequence genome has a window encoding:
- the LOC138745187 gene encoding platelet binding protein GspB-like, translating to MVWRKREGNALGKSSHLVEEVTGFGTALGFCGLLIYERSCHLLSLPFISHYQMLPWIQGFSLSQKGLNPLNTYIAYNPEILYPQQEQSVSWVVWVLYDSCCSLTAALPDEVLDGGEGSLCGAPVKHNWQLREDPIDEKSTLSEKGQLDSLHPPSSAPSAEGLPVKFITSPCEPAARADFSVKGLRSPEENCPSAKSTGPDREESSPSSSTRVIPKLASTNPPEIAYLRLTNSGADAVGLSSTGQLLHIGHEKFSHKVTTSVFKLATQVEFESKEAPTLDTRSDLQDSPLPNLAHFPEAMELHTSSSEEVGTGNLASFEPIEARPSAPSIVASSSPGSEPTSTVLLRTNTVSGASPLVRLSMPDTWSSNSSEDGLSASVSINWPPDSSDASSEASFGSVTPDLQGDMSMAVPDVSGSSAGTPVPVASNKYFTTSSDPPVRIPDPPEEKYAMFVPFTQDPNVPFPYSNHSDGPEATSGHAQWWPEASESSIAPSSFSQAPDVFVITHQTPDVSIFSLAASISAGWLLDASECAGASTDSMLHVPDITATTAASIYRDQALDAIELYPANQTAEVSDGFSPGSSILAPRMSDASEYTTPNLSPGHSQPPLSISPLPNKGTMLSDACSLTTCILHPVVSAFSAAALGSKWSLVSEYTSASSVQDVDVSDTYMTATSGHSDQSSNGSFTSRTLHVSTPSMQWSADVSRYSTAASSFSNLTLDPSAFAMTLLATAETSGVPRGTNPAPNVPAGGSASVMPDDSDHSTASPSAASWMPGVWLVSNPEVGTSMASPHTRQTSSEKHSSATLFSTNLPGEALPLSPIWRLSTSERPFTSSGTASYFDPLTSSPIDSIHSVSSTSPFQPFTKAAAIGPNPSADTFVLELADNASLYLHTEPSTTVTQPLLLLQFTILNQSLADSLSDGSSGDYKELETIVKRILNTIFHARYGDNFLGIEMLGFRPPEDHSHLGFAKVECKIVGVSPLNKLIDLPPVAFLASQDIVCISKQKLDEPGLDSTHGSKCLGLFVEILYPLSSLMSRSAAASLVQR from the exons ATGGTATGGAGAAAAAGGGAGGGTAATGCACTCGGGAAATCTAGTCATTTGGTTGAGGAAGTTACTGGGTTTGGCACAGCTCTGGGCTTCTGTGGGCTTCTGATCTATGAACGTAGTTGCCACCTTCTCTCCTTGCCGTTCATCAGCCATTATCAAATGTTGCCTTGGATTCAAGGTTTCTCTCTGTCTCAGAAGGGCCTTAATCCCTTG aatacatacattgcatacaaccctgagattctttatcct cagcaagaacagagcgtgagctgggtggtgtgggtcctctatgatagctgctgctctctgacggcggCGCTCCCTGACgaggttctcgatggtggggaag GAAGCCTCTGTGGGGCGCCAGTAAAACATAATTGGCAGCTGCGGGAAGATCCTATTGACGAGAAATCTACTTTATCAGAGAAGGGGCAACTTGATAGCTTGCACCCTCCATCAAGTGCACCCTCGGCAGAGGGGTTACCAGTCAAATTCATCACCTCACCCTGTGAGCCTGCGGCTCGAGCTGACTTTTCTGTCAAGGGTTTAAGGAGTCCAGAAGAGAATTGCCCTTCTGCAAAGAGCACTGGGCCTGACAGGGAAGAGAGCTCGCCCTCTTCCAGCACACGCGTGATCCCAAAATTAGCGTCCACAAACCCACCGGAAATTGCATATCTTCGTTTAACAAATTCGGGGGCTGATGCCGTAGGCTTGTCTTCTACTGGGCAACTCCTGCACATTGGACATGAGAAATTTAGTCACAAGGTGACCACATCTGTATTTAAACTTGCAACACAGGTTGAATTTGAATCCAAGGAAGCCCCAACTCTTGACACAAGAAGTGACCTGCAGGATTCTCCCCTTCCAAACCTTGCTCATTTTCCTGAAGCAATGGAGCTTCACACCAGCTCTTCAGAAGAGGTTGGCACTGGTAATTTGGCCTCCTTTGAACCCATTGAAGCAAGACCATCTGCGCCGTCCATTGTAGCGTCCAGTTCTCCTGGCTCAGAGCCAACCTCTACAGTGCTTTTGAGAACCAACACCGTCAGCGGGGCCTCTCCCCTTGTGCGGCTCTCTATGCCTGACACCTGGTCATCCAACTCCTCTGAGGATGGGCTATCTGCCTCAGTTTCCATCAACTGGCCTCCAGATAGTTCGGATGCCAGCTCAGAAGCTTCATTTGGCTCCGTTACTCCAGATCTTCAAGGCGACATGTCCATGGCTGTTCCAGATGTTTCTGGGTCGTCTGCAGGGACTCCTGTACCAGTTGCTTCAAATAAGTATTTCACAACTTCATCCGATCCCCCGGTTCGTATACCAGATCCTCCTGAGGAGAAATATGCTATGTTTGTTCCCTTTACCCAGGATCCAAATGTGCCGTTCCCATACTCCAATCATTCAGATGGTCCTGAGGCGACATCAGGGCATGCACAGTGGTGGCCAGAGGCATCTGAATCCTCAATTGCCCCCTCTTCCTTTTCCCAAGCGCCAGATGTGTTTGTCATCACTCATCAGACGCCAGATGTTTCTATCTTCTCCCTGGCTGCATCCATTTCAGCGGGCTGGCTGTTGGACGCTTCTGAATGTGCAGGTGCCTCAACGGATTCCATGTTGCATGTTCCAGACATTACTGCCACAACAGCTGCCTCTATTTACAGAGATCAGGCACTGGATGCAATTGAATTGTACCCTGCCAATCAAACTGCAGAGGTTTCTGATGGATTCTCCCCAGGCAGTTCCATTTTGGCACCGCGGATGTCTGATGCTTCTGAATACACCACTCCCAACCTGTCTCCAGGCCATTCTCAGCCTCCCTTGTCCATTTCACCTCTTCCCAACAAGGGGACGATGCTTTCCGATGCATGCTCCTTGACCACTTGTATCCTGCACCCTGTTGTTTCTGCCTTCTCCGCAGCTGCACTGGGTTCAAAGTGGTCATTAGTTTCTGAATACACGTCTGCTTCCAGTGTGCAGGATGTGGATGTTTCTGACACGTACATGACCGCAACCTCTGGCCACAGTGACCAGTCCTCAAATGGGTCTTTTACTAGTCGGACTCTGCATGTTTCCACGCCTTCAATGCAGTGGTCGGCAGATGTGTCTCGATACTCAACAGCTGCTTCGTCATTCAGTAATCTGACTCTAGATCCTTCTGCATTCGCCATGACCCTTCTTGCTACCGCTGAGACTTCAGGAGTCCCTCGTGGCACGAATCCAGCTCCAAATGTGCCTGCTGGTGGATCTGCTTCTGTGATGCCAGATGATTCTGATCACTCCACAGCTTCTCCATCTGCGGCCAGCTGGATGCCAGGCGTCTGGTTGGTTAGCAACCCTGAAGTTGGAACATCCATGGCGTCGCCACATACGAGGCAAACTTCTTCTGAGAAGCATTCCTCTGCAACCTTGTTCTCCACTAACCTGCCTGGTGAGGCTTTGCCACTGTCTCCTATCTGGAGACTGAGCACCTCTGAGAGGCCGTTCACTTCGTCGGGCACTGCTAGCTACTTCGATCCTTTGACAAGTTCGCCAATTGACAGCATTCACTCCGTATCAAGTACCTCTCCGTTCCAACCGTTTACAAAGGCAGCTGCGATTGGACCAAACCCCAGCGCCGACACTTTTGTGTTGGAGTTGGCCGACAATGCATCCTTGTACCTTCACACTGAGCCCAGCACCACAGTGACCCAGCCGTTACTTCTACTGCAGTTTACAATCCTGAATCAAAGCCTCGCGGATTCTTTGAGTGATGGATCTTCAGGAGATTACAAAGAGCTGGAGACCATTGTGAAAAGGATT CTGAATACCATCTTCCATGCTCGCTATGGTGACAACTTTCTTGGAATTGAGATGCTTGGTTTCAG acctcctgaagaccacagtcatcttggttttgctaaggttgagtgcaagattgttggcgTAAgcccactcaacaagctgatcgatctccctcctgtagcctTCCTC GCTTCTCAGGATATTGTGTGTATCAGCAAACAGAAGTTGGATGAACCTGGATTAGACAGCACCCATGGGTCAAAATGTTTGGGACTTTTTGTTGAGATTCTGTATCCACTGAGTAGTTTGATGTCCAGATCTGCTGCAGCAAGCTTGGTTCAAAGATGA